One segment of uncultured Fibrobacter sp. DNA contains the following:
- the nrdR gene encoding transcriptional regulator NrdR translates to MICPFCKTDNDKVVDSRVSGTSIRRRRECLACGRRFTTREYIELQPLTVIKRNGSKEPFQREKLMKGLMDSCKKRPVSREDLENLATNVENSLPVNDSFEVTYDQIGNMTMQELKKLDPVAYVRFASIYREFKEVGEFVDQIKNLDK, encoded by the coding sequence ATGATTTGCCCTTTTTGCAAAACCGACAACGACAAGGTTGTCGATAGCCGCGTGAGCGGAACCTCTATACGCCGCCGCCGCGAATGCCTTGCCTGTGGCCGCCGCTTTACAACTCGTGAATATATCGAGTTGCAGCCGCTTACCGTTATCAAGAGGAACGGGAGCAAGGAGCCTTTCCAGCGCGAGAAACTGATGAAGGGCCTTATGGATTCTTGCAAGAAGCGCCCGGTGTCCAGGGAAGACTTGGAAAACTTGGCGACCAACGTCGAGAATTCCCTGCCGGTCAATGATAGCTTCGAGGTGACTTACGACCAGATTGGCAACATGACCATGCAGGAACTCAAAAAACTCGATCCCGTGGCTTATGTGCGTTTTGCCTCCATCTACCGTGAGTTCAAGGAAGTCGGCGAGTTCGTGGACCAAATCAAGAATTTGGACAAGTGA
- a CDS encoding class I SAM-dependent methyltransferase has product MLSLLQSAFEKRSALFEVTDAYRIVNGAADGFPGLTLDRFGDRFQVQFFGPEMLSRRRELVDAVSRLFNPVCVVVKERLSRSGKSLENAPMEIAFGSREDAVGVVREGRARFHVDLLDTVNPGLFLDMRHVRLEVEERFRAMDGEGPHFLNLFSYTCSFSVHARLGGAAVATNADISGKILDKGRENYALNGLDLRPGEFFRGNALEYVRWACKKGLRFDGIVLDPPSFARFKGFNFNVREHLMPLVAECAQILNPHGFIMVSSNYSEFALDAFSRDVLDAVKSVHKNARTAWKRGQDIDFAGSGSTKDSCLVATLVEVGSRQ; this is encoded by the coding sequence ATGCTTTCCCTCCTCCAATCTGCTTTCGAAAAACGCTCAGCGCTGTTTGAGGTGACCGATGCTTACCGCATTGTGAATGGGGCTGCTGACGGTTTTCCGGGCCTTACGCTTGACCGTTTCGGTGATCGGTTCCAGGTGCAGTTCTTTGGGCCAGAGATGCTGTCGCGTCGCCGCGAGCTTGTCGATGCGGTGTCGCGACTGTTCAATCCTGTTTGCGTTGTGGTGAAGGAGCGTCTCTCGCGCTCGGGCAAGTCCTTGGAAAATGCTCCGATGGAAATTGCTTTTGGCTCGCGTGAGGATGCCGTGGGCGTCGTGCGCGAGGGGCGCGCGCGTTTTCATGTAGATTTGCTCGATACGGTGAATCCTGGACTGTTCCTCGACATGCGCCATGTGCGCCTCGAAGTGGAGGAACGCTTCCGCGCGATGGACGGTGAAGGCCCGCACTTCCTCAACCTCTTCAGCTACACGTGCAGTTTCTCGGTGCATGCGCGCCTGGGTGGTGCCGCTGTCGCGACGAATGCCGACATCAGCGGGAAGATTTTGGACAAGGGCCGTGAAAACTACGCACTGAATGGCCTTGACTTGCGCCCGGGAGAATTTTTCCGCGGCAATGCGCTTGAATACGTGCGCTGGGCTTGCAAGAAAGGGCTCCGCTTCGATGGTATCGTTCTCGATCCGCCGAGCTTCGCCCGCTTCAAGGGCTTCAACTTCAACGTGCGCGAACACTTGATGCCGCTTGTCGCGGAATGCGCTCAAATCCTCAACCCGCACGGGTTCATCATGGTGAGTTCCAATTACAGCGAATTTGCGCTTGACGCGTTCTCTCGCGACGTACTCGATGCCGTGAAGTCGGTACACAAGAATGCCCGCACTGCTTGGAAGCGCGGGCAGGATATTGATTTTGCGGGCAGTGGTTCCACGAAGGATTCTTGCCTTGTCGCAACGCTTGTGGAAGTAGGCAGTAGACAGTAG